The genomic stretch TTTCCAATGGTTCTTTTTTCTGCGAAATTTATCCCGCCGCATCCAACCACTTTCCCGTCAACGAGCAAGACATAATAGAGCTCTATTTCTTTATCCAAATAATTGCTCAAATCATTAACTTCCTCTTTTGCAAAGAAGTTGGGTGTGTTTAATTTAATTAAATTCATGACAACTTCTTTATCTGTCGTCAAATATTCTCTAATTACAATTGAATTATCTTGTGTCATAGAACTTTCGTTTGAAATTTATTGGTAAAGATAGTGATAAAAACGAGAGTTAGAGCGGATAGGTTCAAGAAGGTTGAAAATAAAGGTTTTAGCGAGAATTTGACTGCAAAGATGAACCCAAGCGAAACCCTTCTCGAAGCCAATTGAAACCGGAGTTGCGTTACCATCCCGTTACTCTGTTCCGAATGGTAAAGGCGGTTTTGGGAGGATTTCAAAACGCTGAATTACAGGCACGATTCGGGAATCTTCGACTGTAAAAACGGTCGGATTTTCGGATTTTGGGCTTGCTGCCGTGAAAAAAGTCTGTTTTCCGCCTCGATTGCACTGATTCGCTGCGGTCTGCATTTCGTCGAACAGCTCTACAAGTAATAATTTTGTTTCATTAAAAATCGTAGAGTTATGAGATCGACATTCAAAGTTTTGTTTTATCTGAAATGCAATGCCCCGAAAAAGGACGGGCTTATTCCCGTCATGTGCCGTATCACGATAAACGGCAAAATAGCCCAGTTCAGTTGCAAGCTGGACGTGGAGGAGAAGTCGTGGAACGTGGAGTTAGGCCGTGTCTCCGGCCGCAGCATCGCTGCACAGGAGGCCAACCGTATGCTGGATAAAATCCGTGTAGGTATCAACCAAGCCTACCAGAAGATCGCCGACCGGGATAATTATGTTACCGCCGAGAAAGTGCGCAACGCCTATCTCGGTTTGGGGATGAACCATGAAACACTACTGGCGGTATTCCGTCAGCACAACGAGGATTACGGGAAGCAGGTGGGCAAGCTCAAAAGCCCGCGCAGCTATTGGAAATACTGCACCATGTACAAACACCTCTCGGAGTTCGTCGAAAAGCGGTATAAGGTCAGCGACATCGCGTTCAAAGAGCTTACTCCGGCATTTATCACGGACTTCGAGTTGTTCCTGCGGGTAGAAAAGAATCACTGCAACAACACGGTCTGGTCTTATATGATGCCGTTCCGGAAAATAATCTATATGGCCGTCAATAACGGTTTGTTGCAGCGCGACCCGTTCTTCGCGTACAGCATCACGAAGGAGGAGACCAAACGGGGTTTTCTGACCCAAGAGGAAATCACACTCCTGATCAACGGCACATTCAAAAAGAAAAGCTACGAGCTGATCCGCGATCTGTTCATCTTCTGCACCTTTACGGGTTTGAGCTGGACGGATATGGCGAACCTGACGAAAGCCAACCTGCGCACCTCGTTCGACGGGCATCTGTGGATCGACACGAACTGCCAGAAAACAGGCGTCGAAACGAATATCCGGTTGTTGGACGTTGCCAGACACATCATCGAGAAATACGACGGCATGGCCGAAAGGGACAAACTGCTGCCAGTTCCCTGTTACGCCAACTGCAAGAACGGCATCAAAGCAATAGCGAAGAAGTGCGGTATCGAAAAGAACGTCACGTGGCATTAAAGCAGGCATATTGAATTGCCTTTGTCGCTGAATTTGAATAGATTGCAAAGATTAGTTTCTTGATAGGTAACGATTTGGAAACGAGTGAAGTTCTGTATTTTACCTCGTCTTGCATTAAATCAAAAGAACGCCTTTTTGCAATGCAAAGATAGTGATTAGAATTGATTTACAATAAACTTCATCCTGCAAAATCGTGCAAAATCGCAGATTCCTGTGCATTTTTATTGTTCAAATACTGCTAACTTCACTAAAAATGAGTAACTTTGCAAACTAACAAGTATTGGTTTTGCCATGGTTATAAGAATGATAAAATTGACATCACTATTTGTCAATACGGAAAATTATAGATTTGAGCCTTTATCATCACAAAAAGAAGCAATAGATAAGATGATAGAGGATCAAGGGGATAAATTATATTCTCTTGTGGACGATATTGTAACCAATGGTCTTAGCCCCGTCGATTTGATTATTGTAACACCCAACGAAGACAGCAATAAGTATGTTGTACTTGAAGGAAATAGGCGAATAACGTCATTAAAACTATTAAATAATCCGACACTAATAGATGACAAATACTCTCCTTTAAGGAAGAAATTTCAGAAATTACAAAAAGAAAAACCTAATGCTATTTCTGAATTGAAGAATATTGCTTGTGCTGTTTTTGAAACCCCTACTGAAGCTGATATATGGATAAAACGTAAACACTCTGGAGAACTTAATGGTATCGGAACTGTCACTTGGAACGCTCAACAAAAGCAAAGATTCGAGGAGAAGACAGAAGGAAAATCATCAATTCCATTGCAAATTATCACTTTGCTGAAATCACAAGAAGAGGTTTCTGATACGATTAAGGATTCATTATCTAAATTAAACATTACCAACTTGCAACGTTTGATGTCGGATCCATATGTTAGAGAACACCTTGGCTTGGAAATTAACAATGGAATTTTAGTTTCAAAGGTTAAAGTGTCCGAAGTCATTAAGGGGCTTTTAAAAGTTGTTACAGACATTCTGAATCCGGAATTCAAAGTTTCTGATATCTATAACAGAGAAAAAAGAAAGCAATATATTGATAATTTTGACAAGAGTCAAAAGCCAGATTTGTCTAATGAAGCATCTGAACAATGGAGTGTTCAAGATATTGAAAACAATAAAGAACAAGCATCAAGAAATAGCGAGAAACAAGAAATAAAAGGGGATAAAAACAGGAAAACAAGAAACAGAGGAGCTTTAGTGCCCAAGTCTTTGAATTTACATATCAGTAACCCGAAAATTAATAAAATTTTCGAGGAGCTAAAACATGTTCAGGTCAAGACATGCCCCAATGCATCTTCAGTCCTTTTAAGAGTATTTTTAGAACTATCTGTTGATGCCTATTTGGAGAAATTTGATTTAGTAAGAAACAATGCTATTACAGCTTGTTCTTCTGGTGAAAGTTTGCAAGGGAAAGTTGGTAAAGTCTTAAATCATATGACCCAATTAGGAACAATGAGTAATGACTTATCAAAGGGCATAAGGTCTGAAATAAATGATAAAAATTCAGTTCTTTCAATCGAATCATTGAATGCATATGTTCATAACGAGTTTTTCTACCCTAAAGCAGATAATTTGATTACTGGATGGGACAACATAGAAAGTTTTTTTATCCAATTGTGGGAATCAATAAAAAATAAAGAATAATATTATGGAATTTCTATCACCTTTAAGATACCCTGGCGGTAAGGCTAAAGTTGCTGATTTCGTACAATGCTTAATCAAAGAAAACGCATTGCTCGATGGCACTTATGTTGAACCATATGTTGGAGGTGGTTCCGTTGCATTATCTTTGCTCTTTAATGAATATGTCAGCGACATACATATAAATGATAAGGATATATCTATTTATGCCTTTTGGTATAGTGCCTTAAATAACGTGGATGCTCTCTGCAAGATGATAAAGGATACCCCTTTAAATGTTGAAACTTGGTTTAAACAAAAAGAAATTCAATCCAATAAAGAGAATTCTGACTTGTTAGAATTAGGCTTTTCTACATTCTTCTTGAATAGGACTAATCGCTCAGGAATCTTGAAAGCAGGAGTCATTGGCGGTTATGACCAAACTGGAAATTATAAGATTGATGCAAGATTCAACAAAGAAGATTTGATAAAAAGGATTCAACGTATAGCAGATTATGCAGATAGAATCCATTTAACAAATGAAGATGCTGTTTCTTTAGTACAACGGTTAAAAAATGAATTACCGTATAATACGTTATTTTATTTAGACCCACCATACTATGTAAAAGGTAAAGGACTTTATCTGAATTACTATAATGATACAGATCATCAAAATATAGCTAACACTATAAGTGAGATTGCAAATTGTAAGTGGATTGTCTCTTATGATAATGTACCATTCATAACCAGCCTATATTCAAAATATAGACAGCAATGTTTTGAATTGAATTATAGTGCGAGTAATTCCGGGAAAGGTAAAGAGATAATGGTATTTTGCGATGGCATAGTTATCCCCAAACACAAACTATTTAACCATTCTACAAAGTGAAAATAACGCACATTCATATCGAAAGATTTCGAGGATTTCAAAATGAAGATTTTGAAGTAGGCTCTTTGTTAACAGCAATTGCAGGGCAAAACGGAACTCAAAAGTCAACATTACTTGGTATTATAACACAAACTTTCACTCTTAAGACAGAAGATTCTATGAGAGTTGAAAAGCCCTTGTGTGGTGGTAGTTATATTTCCGCATTCAAAGATAAGTTTAGGTTATCACCTACTTTTGATAAACCAAAAGGTCATGAATGGACTATTTCCTTTGATGCAGGAATGGATGATTTTACTGTTGAAAGTATCAAACGAACAGGAGATCCTAATGTCCGTTTTTGGAAAAAAGGAGCTAGGCAAGAAGGAGATGGATACATTTCCTTCCCCACAATCTTTTTAAGTCTAAAGCGATTAGTTCCAGTGGCAGAGGAAGCTAAAATCATTACAGATGATACATTATTAACGCAAGAAGAACTAAATGAGTTTAAGCAATTGCATAATAAAATTCTAATAGCACAAACTCCCATTTCTTCCGCAACAACAATCACATCAAAAAACAAGCAATCTATAGGTGTATCCACAGAACTATACGATTGGAATCAAAACTCTATGGGGCAAGATAATTTAGGTAAAATTATCTTGGCGTTATTTTCTTTTAAAAGATTACATGACAAATATCCCCGACAATACAAAGGCGGTATTTTGGCCATTGATGAGATGGATGCAACAATGTATCCCGCATCCCAAGTAGAGTTGTTAAAGGTTTTGCGCAAATATGCATCTAAGTTGAATTTGCAAATTTTATTTACAACTCATTCAATGTCTCTTCTTAAGGCAATGGATGATTTAGTTCAAGAAGTAACTAAAAAAGAAGAAACAGCCAATCAAGCAAAGATCCTTTACCTTAAGAAGGTTGATGATAAGATTGCAATTAAACAGGGCGTGAACTTCAAAGGCATTCAATTGGATTTAAATGTTGTTGCAGAAGGAAATAATCGCAAGAAAAACAGAATTACAGCATATACGGAAGACAAGGAAAATATCTTATTTGTAAAAGCTATTTTAAAGAGCAAGGCTTTTGTGTTGGATTTTGTGGATGTAACATTACCATGTTCAACATTAATGGAACTTGTAACCAAAAGAGTGCCTGCTTTTATATATCCATATTCTATTGTTATATTAGATGGGGATGTTAGAATGAATAAAAATGATCTCAGGAAAATCAACAATGCAGATAACATTTTGATTTTACCGGGAAATAAGTCTCCAGAAAGACTATTGGCCTCTTATTTGTATAATCTATCTGATGTAGACCCATTATGGTCTAAGATTGCAGATGGGTACACAAAACAATTCTGTTTCCGAGAGTATTCCATGGAACAAATAAATGCAGGAGGTGAACTGGGGCGCCAAAATGCAAAAAAATGGTTTAATAGCCAATTAGAATATTGGGGGCGAAACGGTTGTAAAGTCCTTAATCCTTTTTTAAGTTCAATTTCTGAGGAGGCACAAGAGTTTAGAACAAATTTTGACAATATGATTAAACAGTATATCCATGACTAAACTTTCGGTGTCCACACTTCATTGTGGACACCGAAAGTTTAGTCATGAAATTGCTTGATATAAAATCTAGGTACATTTTATGTACGATCTTATCCCAACTCTTTTTTCTGTGTCTAAGTCTGGGTACAATAAAAAAGCATGTCCAGTTTGCTAATGGCGTTACGAGCTTCCTGTATATGTCTGATGCTGAAATGCAACGTGATGGTACTTTGATGATTGGCGGGGGAGGGAAGTCGGAAATCAATGGAAAACCTGTAGAAAATAGTACATTCCTCTCTAAGTAAAGCCTTCTCTGCGATAAAAATCGTATCCTTTTCTTGCAAAAAATCTCTTAATTGTTGCTTTCCTCTGATTTTTCCCTTAAATTTGTTAGTGACTTACTAAATTTAATACAGGGAGGAACGAGTATGGGACAACAGACTTTTGAATTTTTGCTATTGGCAATGTCCGCACTTGCGGTGATTGTATTTGTAGCCCTCTATTATGTACGTGCCGGTTATGGTATATTCCACACCCCGAAATGGGGACTTTCAGTGAACAATAAATTAGGTTGGGTGCTGATGGAAGCGCCTGTATTCCTTGTAATGCTTTATCTGTGGTGGAACAGCAGCGTGCGTTTTGATGCCGCTCCTTTCCTCTTTTTTCTTCTTTTTGAATTACATTATTTCCAGCGCTCTTTTATCTTCCCTTTCCTGATGAAAGGAAAGAGCCGGATGCCCCTTGCCATTATGTTGATGGGAGTGGTCTTTAATGTCCTGAACGGACTGATGCAGGGCGAATGGTTGTTCTATCTGGCTCCGGAAGGACTCTATACAGATGCCTGGCTCAGTACTCCTTCTTTTTGGTTTGGGATCATTTTGTTCTTTATAGGGATGGGCATTAATCTACATTCCGACAGTGTGATCCGCCATTTACGTAAACCGGGCGATACACGTCATTATTTGCCGCAGAAGGGAATGTACCGATATGTCACTTCGGGCAACTATTTTGGCGAGTTGGTGGAATGGATAGGGTTTGCCGTACTCACTTGTTCGCCTGCTGCATGGGTGTTTGTACTGTGGACGTTTGCTAATCTGGCTCCACGTGCTAATTCCATCCGTAACCGTTACCGGGAAGAGTTTGGTAAGGATGCGGTAGGAAAAAAGAAAAGAATGATTCCTTTTATTTATTGAATTTGAATAGTATATCGTTTCTGTTTCAGGAAATGATGAAAGCGAAACATAACATATGAATGATGAACTCTAAATTATTTACTCCCGCCTCTATCGGGCCGCTGACTTTGCGTAACCGTACGATTCGTTCGGCTGCTTTTGAGAGCATGTGTCCGGGCAATGCGCCGTCCCGGCAATTGAAGGATTATCACTGTTCGGTGGCAGCAGGTGGAGTGGGAATGACTACTATTGCTTATGCAGCTGTTACACAGAGTGGCCTTTCTTTCGACAGGCAATTGTGGATGCGCCCTGAAATTATACCGGGATTAAGGGAAATAACCGATGCGGTTCATAAAGAAGGAGCTGCTGCAAGTATTCAGTTGGGACATTGTGGAAATATGTCGCACAAAAGTATTTGTGGGGTAACACCCGTAGGAGCTTCTTCCGGTTTTAATCTTTATTCGCCTACTTTCGTGCGTGGCTTGCGCAAGGAGGAACTGCCGCAGATGGCAAAGGCATACGGTCAGTCGGTCAACTGGGCACGTGAGGCCGGATTTGACGCGGTGGAGATACATGCGGGGCATGGCTATCTTATCAGTCAGTTTCTTTCACCTTACACCAATCATCGTAAGGACGAGTTCGGTGGCTCGTTGGAGAACCGTATGCGCTTTATGGATATGGTAATGGAGGAAGTGATGCGTGCCGCAGGTAATGACATGGCCGTTCTGGTAAAAACCAATATGCGTGACGGTTTTAAAGGCGGCATGGAAATAGATGAAGCTGTGCAGGTAGCGAAACGGTTGGTACAAGATGGGGCTCATGCGTTGGTGCTGAGCGGAGGCTTTGTAAGCAAAGCGCCTATGTATGTCATGCGGGGAGCGATGCCTATAAAAAGTATGACACATTATATGAGCTGCTGGTGGCTGAAATATGGGGTACGTATGGTAGGTAAATGGATGATTCCGACAGTACCTTTTAAAGAGGCTTATTTCTTGGAAGATGCGTTAAGATTCAGAACAGAAATAAAGGAAATTCCGTTAGTATATGTGGGAGGGCTGGTATCTCGTGAAAAGATAGATGAGGTATTGGATGATGGTTTTGAATTTGTACAGATGGGAAGGGCGTTGCTGAATGAACCTGGTTTTGTGAATCGGTTGCGGACTGAAGAAAAGGCTCGTTGCAATTGCGGTCATAGTAATTATTGTATTGCGAGAATGTACACTATTGATATGGCATGTCACAAACATCTGGAAGAGAAATTACCCCTTTGCTTGGAACGTGAAATAGAAAAATTAGAGAACCAATGAGTAAATTAGCCATAATAACCGGTGCCGATGGAGGAATGGGTACTGAAATAACCCGTGCGGTAGCACAGGCCGGCTATCATGTAATAATGTTGTGTTACACTCTTTTTAAAGGAGAGGAGCGTAAGAACCAGTTGATTTTGGAAACTGGCAATAAAGAGATAGAAGTCAGACAAGTTGACCTTTCTTCCATGGCTTCTGTGACTAATATCGCGGACGACTTGTTGGGGCGCGGAAAGCATATCGATTTACTGATGAACAATGCGGGAACAATGAGTTCCGGCGGTTTGATTACAACGGAGGATGGTTTGGAATATACGGTAGCTGTGAATTATGTGGCCCCTTTTTTACTGACTTTGAAATTATTGCCTCTGATGGGACAAGGAACCCGGATTGTGAACATGGTTTCTTGCACGTATTCCATAGGGAAGATTACTCCTGAATTTTTGATTCGTGGAAAAAGAGGCAGTTTTTGGCGTATCCCTGTTTACAGTAATACAAAATTGGCTTTGTGGCTTTTTACCCGTGAACTTTCTGAAAGGCTGAAAACAGAAGGAATTACTGTCAATGCTGCCGATCCTGGTATTGTTTCTACCAATATCATCCGTATGGATATGTGGTTTGACCCGTTGACTGACATACTGTTCCGTCCTTGTATCCGTACTCCGAAGCAAGGAGCCGCGACAGCTGTCAGTTTGCTTTTGGATGATCGATGGAAAGAAGTTACAGGGCAAATGTTCGCTTCTTGCAAGCCTAAAAAAGTAAAGGATAAGTTTATGAATCATCCACAGGCAAGACAGCTTTGGGCGGATACGAAAGCATATTTGGAGAAACTGAAATTGGAGGAGCCAATTGTCTGAGAATTCCTTTAAATACATAAAAAGCCGTATCATTACTTAAAAGTAGAGTGGATACGGCTTTTATGGTCGGTGAAGAGTGTCTGGTTTCGGATTGCAGTGTAGTTGAGGTTATTCTTTCTTGGCTGCTTGTTCAGCCAGCATCTGTTCACGGCTTTTACTTTGAGTCACAATATAAACTCCCGTGAATACCAGTGCCACAGCTATTCCTTTGGCAATGCCGAAGGTTCCCATTCCTAACAAGATAGAGACACTGGTTCCTACGATAGGCTGCACATAGTTGTACATACTGATGACAGTAGGGCGCAATGTTTTCTGTCCGATCATCATCAGAATATAGGCAAGGAATGTTCCACCTACAATGACGTAGGCTACGCAGGCCCATGTAGAAGTGGAAATTTCGTGAAAATGTATGGTCGAGACCTCATGATAGGAAAATGGAATAAAGCAGATGGCTGCATAGGTGAACATCCATTTCATTAAAGTAAATATGTTGTATCTGCTGATCAGTCCTTTAAAAATAGCCAGATAGAATGAGAAACTGATTTGTGCCAACAGGCAAAGCAAATCTCCGGGAATACTTCCGCCTTTTCCATCTGTTGAGCCTTGACTGCTTAATATGAGTGTCAAGGCTCCGATGGAACCTAGAAAAATGCC from Phocaeicola dorei encodes the following:
- a CDS encoding DNA adenine methylase codes for the protein MEFLSPLRYPGGKAKVADFVQCLIKENALLDGTYVEPYVGGGSVALSLLFNEYVSDIHINDKDISIYAFWYSALNNVDALCKMIKDTPLNVETWFKQKEIQSNKENSDLLELGFSTFFLNRTNRSGILKAGVIGGYDQTGNYKIDARFNKEDLIKRIQRIADYADRIHLTNEDAVSLVQRLKNELPYNTLFYLDPPYYVKGKGLYLNYYNDTDHQNIANTISEIANCKWIVSYDNVPFITSLYSKYRQQCFELNYSASNSGKGKEIMVFCDGIVIPKHKLFNHSTK
- a CDS encoding AAA family ATPase, translated to MKITHIHIERFRGFQNEDFEVGSLLTAIAGQNGTQKSTLLGIITQTFTLKTEDSMRVEKPLCGGSYISAFKDKFRLSPTFDKPKGHEWTISFDAGMDDFTVESIKRTGDPNVRFWKKGARQEGDGYISFPTIFLSLKRLVPVAEEAKIITDDTLLTQEELNEFKQLHNKILIAQTPISSATTITSKNKQSIGVSTELYDWNQNSMGQDNLGKIILALFSFKRLHDKYPRQYKGGILAIDEMDATMYPASQVELLKVLRKYASKLNLQILFTTHSMSLLKAMDDLVQEVTKKEETANQAKILYLKKVDDKIAIKQGVNFKGIQLDLNVVAEGNNRKKNRITAYTEDKENILFVKAILKSKAFVLDFVDVTLPCSTLMELVTKRVPAFIYPYSIVILDGDVRMNKNDLRKINNADNILILPGNKSPERLLASYLYNLSDVDPLWSKIADGYTKQFCFREYSMEQINAGGELGRQNAKKWFNSQLEYWGRNGCKVLNPFLSSISEEAQEFRTNFDNMIKQYIHD
- a CDS encoding DUF1295 domain-containing protein — protein: MGQQTFEFLLLAMSALAVIVFVALYYVRAGYGIFHTPKWGLSVNNKLGWVLMEAPVFLVMLYLWWNSSVRFDAAPFLFFLLFELHYFQRSFIFPFLMKGKSRMPLAIMLMGVVFNVLNGLMQGEWLFYLAPEGLYTDAWLSTPSFWFGIILFFIGMGINLHSDSVIRHLRKPGDTRHYLPQKGMYRYVTSGNYFGELVEWIGFAVLTCSPAAWVFVLWTFANLAPRANSIRNRYREEFGKDAVGKKKRMIPFIY
- a CDS encoding NADH:flavin oxidoreductase, with the protein product MMNSKLFTPASIGPLTLRNRTIRSAAFESMCPGNAPSRQLKDYHCSVAAGGVGMTTIAYAAVTQSGLSFDRQLWMRPEIIPGLREITDAVHKEGAAASIQLGHCGNMSHKSICGVTPVGASSGFNLYSPTFVRGLRKEELPQMAKAYGQSVNWAREAGFDAVEIHAGHGYLISQFLSPYTNHRKDEFGGSLENRMRFMDMVMEEVMRAAGNDMAVLVKTNMRDGFKGGMEIDEAVQVAKRLVQDGAHALVLSGGFVSKAPMYVMRGAMPIKSMTHYMSCWWLKYGVRMVGKWMIPTVPFKEAYFLEDALRFRTEIKEIPLVYVGGLVSREKIDEVLDDGFEFVQMGRALLNEPGFVNRLRTEEKARCNCGHSNYCIARMYTIDMACHKHLEEKLPLCLEREIEKLENQ
- a CDS encoding SDR family NAD(P)-dependent oxidoreductase, giving the protein MSKLAIITGADGGMGTEITRAVAQAGYHVIMLCYTLFKGEERKNQLILETGNKEIEVRQVDLSSMASVTNIADDLLGRGKHIDLLMNNAGTMSSGGLITTEDGLEYTVAVNYVAPFLLTLKLLPLMGQGTRIVNMVSCTYSIGKITPEFLIRGKRGSFWRIPVYSNTKLALWLFTRELSERLKTEGITVNAADPGIVSTNIIRMDMWFDPLTDILFRPCIRTPKQGAATAVSLLLDDRWKEVTGQMFASCKPKKVKDKFMNHPQARQLWADTKAYLEKLKLEEPIV
- a CDS encoding DMT family transporter; its protein translation is MAIQKYKGHLALLGAAIMWGLMSPIGKTALENGISGLSLATFRMTGGAICFWIASIFAPKEQVKPHDLMMLFFAGLLGIVLNQGCFTFGLSLTSPIDASIVTTTAPIATMIVAAIYLKEPVTGKKVIGIFLGSIGALTLILSSQGSTDGKGGSIPGDLLCLLAQISFSFYLAIFKGLISRYNIFTLMKWMFTYAAICFIPFSYHEVSTIHFHEISTSTWACVAYVIVGGTFLAYILMMIGQKTLRPTVISMYNYVQPIVGTSVSILLGMGTFGIAKGIAVALVFTGVYIVTQSKSREQMLAEQAAKKE